A single Triticum dicoccoides isolate Atlit2015 ecotype Zavitan chromosome 2A, WEW_v2.0, whole genome shotgun sequence DNA region contains:
- the LOC119356092 gene encoding aquaporin PIP1-3/PIP1-4-like: MEGKEEDVRLGANKYSERQPIGTAAQGSEDKDYKEPPPAPLFEPGELKSWSFYRAGIAEFMATFLFLYVTILTVMGYSGATSKCASVGIQGIAWSFGGMIFALVYCTAGISGGHINPAVTFGLFLARKLSLTRAVFYIIMQCLGAICGAGVVKGFQQGLYMGNGGGANVVAPGYTKGSGLGAEIIGTFVLVYTVFSATDAKRNARDSHVPILAPLPIGFAVFLVHLATIPITGTGINPARSLGAAIIYNREHAWSDHWIFWVGPFIGAALAAVYHQVVIRAIPFKTKS, translated from the exons ATGGAGGGCAAGGAGGAGGACGTGCGGCTCGGGGCGAACAAGTACTCGGAGCGGCAGCCCATCGGCACGGCGGCGCAGGGGTCCGAGGACAAGGACTACAAGGAGCCACCGCCGGCGCCGCTGTTCGAGCCCGGCGAGCTCAAGTCCTGGTCCTTCTACCGCGCCGGCATCGCCGAGTTCATGGCCACCTTCCTCTTCCTCTACGTCACCATCCTCACCGTGATGGGCTACAGCGGCGCCACCTCCAAGTGCGCCAGCGTCGGCATCCAGGGCATCGCCTGGTCCTTCGGCGGCATGATCTTCGCCCTCGTCTACTGCACCGCCGGCATCTCTG GCGGGCACATCAACCCGGCGGTGACCTTCGGGCTGTTCCTGGCGAGGAAGCTGTCGCTGACCCGGGCGGTGTTCTACATCATCATGCAGTGCCTGGGCGCCATCTGCGGCGCCGGCGTGGTGAAGGGGTTCCAGCAGGGCCTGTACATGGGCAACGGCGGCGGCGCCAACGTGGTGGCGCCCGGCTACACCAAGGGCTCCGGCCTCGGCGCCGAGATCATCGGCACCTTCGTCCTCGTCTACACCGTCTTCTCCGCCACCGACGCCAAGAGGAACGCCAGGGACTCCCACGTTCCC ATCCTCGCCCCGCTGCCCATCGGGTTCGCCGTGTTCCTGGTGCACCTGGCCACCATCCCCATCACCGGCACCGGCATCAACCCGGCGAGGAGCCTCGGCGCGGCCATCATCTACAACAGGGAGCACGCCTGGTCAGACCAC TGGATCTTCTGGGTCGGCCCCTTCATCGGCGCCGCGCTGGCTGCCGTCTACCACCAGGTGGTCATCAGAGCGATCCCGTTCAAGACCAAGTCCTAA